From the Natronococcus sp. AD-5 genome, one window contains:
- a CDS encoding ABC transporter permease family protein, with translation MLAAGSENTPFGRRIVSGNDEFVAGVEFLETAADDAHRLRTDHSTDVDLHGNVYGHTRNNCWWLEFVGAGGIGSYLTITINGLQYPKSPTAIVVVFVSVVSCDHLSTRLRAALL, from the coding sequence GTGCTTGCAGCAGGTTCGGAAAATACTCCGTTCGGCCGGCGGATAGTCTCCGGAAACGACGAGTTCGTCGCCGGGGTCGAGTTCCTCGAGACAGCGGCGGACGACGCTCACCGGTTGCGGACAGACCATTCCACTGACGTCGATCTGCACGGGAACGTCTACGGCCACACGCGTAATAACTGTTGGTGGCTCGAGTTTGTCGGCGCCGGCGGGATCGGCTCCTACCTCACCATCACGATAAACGGACTCCAGTATCCGAAGTCGCCGACCGCGATCGTCGTAGTGTTCGTCTCGGTCGTGAGCTGCGATCACCTCTCGACGCGCCTGCGGGCGGCGCTGCTCTAA
- a CDS encoding (2Fe-2S)-binding protein translates to MHIECTINGKVRTFEVSKTELLLDVLRRNGYTGAKRGCDTGACGMCTVQIDGEPTMSCVTPVAKADGTTIETIEGLGTQADLHPVQQAFVDNSALQCGFCIPGMIMRSKALLEERPSPSEAEVREALSDNLCRCTGYKKIVEAVLDAANRMAEQEVAADGGRSRPRDDQRDGSRSRGEARR, encoded by the coding sequence ATGCACATCGAATGTACAATCAACGGCAAGGTACGGACGTTCGAGGTATCGAAGACCGAGCTCCTCCTCGACGTGTTGCGTCGAAACGGGTACACCGGCGCCAAGCGAGGATGCGACACCGGCGCGTGTGGGATGTGTACGGTCCAGATCGATGGAGAGCCGACGATGTCGTGCGTAACGCCGGTCGCGAAAGCCGACGGTACGACTATCGAGACGATCGAAGGGCTCGGTACGCAGGCGGATCTCCATCCGGTCCAGCAGGCGTTCGTCGATAATTCGGCGCTGCAGTGCGGGTTCTGTATCCCGGGGATGATCATGCGATCGAAAGCGCTGCTCGAGGAGCGTCCGTCGCCGAGCGAGGCCGAAGTGCGTGAGGCGCTCTCGGACAATCTCTGCCGGTGCACCGGGTACAAGAAGATCGTCGAGGCGGTGCTCGATGCGGCGAATCGAATGGCGGAACAGGAGGTGGCTGCGGACGGCGGGCGGTCGCGTCCCCGCGACGATCAGCGCGACGGGTCCAGGTCGCGAGGTGAAGCGCGTCGATGA
- a CDS encoding LLM class flavin-dependent oxidoreductase: MSYSHETGDGSDRVGLYLQDKHPIRENMELVQYAEEQGFSEVWQAESRLARDAITPMAAYAAVTDDIKIGSGVINNWTRNTALIAQTMSTLEELAGPNRVLCGIGAWWDPLAEKVGVDRSNAPRAMRECVEVTKRLLDMENVTYDGEHVNVRDIELDVVHGDSGPRTVPVYVGATGFKMMELTGHFADGALMNYLVSPEYNQKALDALETGAERSDRSLDEIDRPQLIVCSMDHDEEKALDNARELITQYLGQQPHIMKASGVSQDLIDEVGDAIGGWPADKDVIQKGMEYIPDEVVHKLTASGRPEQCREKVREYADNGCLCPILYPLGDDPQLMIDEFADGYR; encoded by the coding sequence ATGAGCTACAGTCACGAGACGGGCGATGGGAGCGACAGAGTCGGGCTATACCTTCAGGACAAACACCCGATTCGGGAGAATATGGAACTGGTGCAGTACGCCGAAGAGCAGGGCTTCAGCGAAGTCTGGCAGGCAGAATCTCGCCTCGCACGGGACGCCATCACGCCGATGGCTGCCTACGCCGCTGTCACCGACGATATCAAAATCGGCTCCGGCGTCATCAACAACTGGACCCGAAATACGGCCCTCATCGCACAGACGATGAGTACCCTCGAAGAGTTAGCCGGGCCGAACCGCGTCCTCTGCGGGATCGGCGCCTGGTGGGATCCCCTGGCGGAGAAAGTCGGCGTCGATCGCTCGAATGCACCCCGTGCGATGCGTGAGTGCGTTGAAGTAACGAAACGTCTGCTCGACATGGAGAACGTAACGTACGATGGCGAGCACGTCAACGTTCGTGACATCGAACTCGACGTCGTCCACGGCGACTCCGGGCCCAGAACGGTTCCAGTCTACGTCGGCGCGACCGGCTTCAAGATGATGGAGTTGACCGGGCATTTCGCGGACGGTGCACTCATGAATTATCTCGTCAGCCCCGAGTACAATCAGAAGGCCCTCGACGCGCTCGAAACCGGTGCGGAACGATCGGATCGGTCCCTCGACGAGATCGATCGACCGCAGCTGATCGTCTGTTCGATGGATCACGACGAGGAAAAAGCGCTGGATAATGCGCGGGAACTCATCACGCAGTATCTCGGGCAGCAGCCGCACATCATGAAAGCCAGCGGCGTGAGCCAAGATCTGATCGACGAGGTCGGCGACGCCATCGGCGGCTGGCCGGCTGACAAGGACGTTATTCAGAAGGGAATGGAGTACATTCCGGACGAGGTCGTCCACAAACTGACGGCGAGCGGTCGACCCGAACAGTGTCGCGAGAAGGTCCGCGAGTACGCCGACAATGGATGTCTCTGTCCGATCCTGTATCCCCTCGGCGATGATCCACAGCTCATGATCGACGAGTTCGCAGACGGCTACCGCTGA
- a CDS encoding sulfurtransferase TusA family protein, giving the protein MSVVRRCLEELDPGDELVVSGDYPPAERSIFRTCCKHGYAVTTAPDEGDGGTETFTLRIRVTERAARSTSRMVSHR; this is encoded by the coding sequence GTGAGCGTCGTCCGCCGCTGTCTCGAGGAACTCGACCCCGGCGACGAACTCGTCGTTTCCGGAGACTATCCGCCGGCCGAACGGAGTATTTTCCGAACCTGCTGCAAGCACGGATACGCGGTCACTACTGCCCCCGATGAGGGCGACGGTGGGACGGAGACGTTTACCCTTCGCATCCGTGTGACCGAACGGGCCGCCCGGTCGACGAGCAGGATGGTATCACACCGTTGA
- a CDS encoding Zn-dependent hydrolase, whose amino-acid sequence MTEYTIDESRFRERFDEFNEIGATDAGGVNRPALSDENKAARDTLVEWFREADLEVRVDEMGNIFGRQEGTNPEADAVLFGSHIDSQYNGGRYDGVVGVLSALEVVEAFNDADGETKRPLEIVAWSNEEGVRFQPDMLGSGVYTGVFDLEYAYDRADKNGNRFGDELERIGYKGDEPCEPDDLHCYFEVHVEQGPFLERADLSVGVVEGVFGFSWMNVSFEGQANHAGPTPMNMRHDAFVATADVTKAVREVTAAEGTDLVGTVGSVDVWPNAINVIPERVEFTLDFRSYDNAVVDAAVERIQSEIEWAAEREGLEYEFEEIMRVDADPFDDDCIETVAEAAEDAGCEYTRLVSGAGHDANYLNKITPTSMIFVPSVDGISHRESEYTEWEDVVTGAEVLLRAVSKQASD is encoded by the coding sequence ATGACAGAGTATACGATAGACGAGAGTCGGTTCCGCGAACGGTTCGACGAGTTCAACGAGATCGGCGCTACCGACGCCGGCGGTGTGAACCGACCGGCCCTCTCCGACGAGAACAAAGCGGCGCGCGACACGCTGGTCGAGTGGTTCCGCGAAGCGGACCTCGAGGTGCGCGTCGACGAAATGGGGAACATCTTCGGGCGCCAGGAAGGAACTAATCCGGAGGCAGACGCGGTCCTGTTCGGTTCTCACATCGACAGTCAGTACAACGGCGGCCGGTACGACGGCGTCGTCGGGGTTCTCAGCGCTCTCGAGGTCGTCGAAGCGTTCAACGATGCCGACGGCGAAACGAAGCGCCCGCTCGAAATCGTCGCCTGGAGCAACGAGGAAGGCGTTCGGTTCCAGCCGGACATGCTCGGTAGCGGCGTTTATACTGGCGTCTTCGATCTCGAGTACGCTTACGATCGAGCGGACAAGAACGGGAACCGTTTCGGTGACGAACTCGAACGGATCGGGTATAAGGGCGATGAACCCTGTGAACCGGACGATCTCCACTGCTACTTCGAAGTTCACGTCGAACAAGGGCCGTTCCTGGAACGGGCGGACCTGAGCGTCGGTGTCGTCGAGGGCGTCTTCGGGTTTTCGTGGATGAACGTCTCGTTCGAGGGGCAGGCGAACCACGCTGGCCCGACGCCGATGAACATGCGCCACGACGCGTTCGTCGCGACGGCGGACGTGACGAAGGCCGTCCGCGAGGTCACCGCCGCCGAAGGAACAGATCTCGTCGGGACGGTCGGGAGCGTCGACGTGTGGCCGAACGCGATCAACGTCATCCCCGAACGCGTCGAGTTCACCCTCGACTTCCGCTCGTACGACAATGCCGTCGTCGACGCGGCCGTCGAACGTATCCAGAGCGAAATCGAATGGGCTGCCGAACGGGAGGGGCTCGAGTACGAGTTCGAAGAGATCATGCGGGTCGATGCCGATCCGTTCGACGACGACTGTATCGAGACCGTCGCGGAAGCAGCCGAGGACGCCGGCTGCGAGTACACGCGATTGGTTAGCGGTGCGGGTCACGATGCCAATTATCTCAATAAGATCACCCCGACGAGCATGATCTTCGTTCCGAGCGTCGACGGGATCAGCCACCGAGAGAGCGAGTACACCGAGTGGGAAGACGTCGTCACGGGCGCAGAGGTCCTCCTTCGGGCCGTGAGCAAGCAAGCCTCCGATTGA
- a CDS encoding N-acyl-D-amino-acid deacylase family protein: MSSTSTASIEFRNATVLDGSGGDAYIASVLVDDGRIRRIGTDPAGADRKIDLGGSYLAPGFIDMHAHSELRLFDKPEAAEKVTQGVTTEVLGQDGVSVAPVPAGLKEEWANRVQSLDGTMEDAWPWTSVRGFLGELSDAEPAVNCAFYAPHGNLRSLLAGFEDRPLDAAELESLQDELASALADGAFGMSKGMIYPPSSYGHDPELEALAAVLGDHNSFMISHVWNETDYVVESIERYLDICHRGGCDAHVSHLKIGGKQNWDSSEEVLSLFDDAEARGQNVSFDQYPYTAGSTMLTALLPPWARQGDSEAILERLRDESVRDRIATAIDEPGDWENLARAAGTWDNILITQTASGRHQGETIAEIAARRNCAPVQVMCDVLVEEDLDATMADFIMSEDDIECFLADPRGTFCSDGIFGGKPHPRAIGTFPRILERYVRDRGVLTPELAVHKAAGRPADLLGLPDRGYVAEGYVADLVAFDLDDIVERPTYENPNQLTEDFDYVLVGGEIAVEDGETAGRRNGSVLRSAEEWDGRTRPSRSRSAF, from the coding sequence ATGTCGTCTACTAGCACTGCATCGATAGAGTTCCGTAATGCGACGGTCCTCGACGGGAGCGGCGGGGACGCGTACATCGCCAGCGTCCTCGTCGACGACGGTCGAATACGTCGAATCGGAACCGATCCTGCCGGTGCCGACCGAAAGATCGATCTCGGCGGATCGTATCTCGCGCCGGGATTTATCGACATGCACGCTCACTCGGAATTACGCCTGTTCGACAAACCCGAGGCAGCCGAAAAAGTGACCCAGGGAGTAACGACGGAAGTCCTCGGTCAGGACGGTGTCAGCGTCGCCCCCGTTCCAGCAGGGCTCAAAGAAGAGTGGGCCAACCGAGTTCAGTCGCTCGACGGCACGATGGAAGACGCCTGGCCGTGGACGTCCGTCCGTGGATTTCTCGGCGAGTTGAGTGACGCGGAGCCAGCCGTCAACTGCGCCTTCTACGCCCCACACGGAAACCTCCGCTCGCTACTGGCCGGTTTCGAAGACCGCCCGCTCGACGCCGCCGAACTCGAATCCCTTCAGGACGAACTGGCGTCCGCACTGGCCGACGGAGCGTTCGGAATGTCGAAGGGAATGATCTACCCGCCGAGTTCGTACGGTCACGACCCCGAACTGGAAGCACTTGCGGCGGTCCTCGGCGATCACAACTCGTTCATGATCTCGCACGTCTGGAACGAAACCGATTACGTCGTCGAATCCATCGAGCGGTATCTCGACATCTGTCATCGCGGCGGCTGCGACGCTCACGTCTCTCATCTCAAAATCGGCGGGAAGCAGAACTGGGACTCCTCCGAAGAGGTCCTCTCGCTGTTCGACGACGCCGAAGCACGCGGACAGAACGTCTCCTTCGACCAGTACCCCTATACCGCCGGTTCGACGATGCTCACGGCGCTGTTACCCCCCTGGGCGCGTCAGGGAGACTCGGAGGCGATACTCGAGCGTCTCCGCGACGAGTCGGTACGAGATCGAATCGCCACGGCCATCGACGAACCGGGTGACTGGGAGAACCTCGCCCGGGCGGCGGGCACGTGGGATAACATTTTGATCACACAGACGGCGAGCGGCCGGCATCAGGGGGAAACGATCGCGGAAATAGCGGCCCGCCGTAATTGCGCCCCGGTCCAAGTGATGTGTGACGTGCTCGTCGAAGAGGACCTCGACGCGACGATGGCCGACTTCATCATGTCCGAGGACGATATCGAGTGCTTTCTCGCCGATCCGCGAGGAACGTTCTGCAGCGACGGCATCTTCGGCGGCAAACCCCATCCGCGCGCGATCGGCACGTTCCCGCGTATCCTCGAACGATACGTTCGTGACCGCGGCGTGCTGACGCCTGAGCTCGCGGTACACAAGGCGGCAGGTCGACCGGCGGACCTTCTCGGACTGCCCGACCGGGGATACGTGGCGGAAGGCTACGTGGCCGACCTCGTCGCGTTCGATCTCGACGATATCGTCGAACGACCGACGTACGAGAACCCGAACCAGCTGACCGAGGATTTCGACTACGTCCTCGTCGGTGGCGAGATCGCGGTCGAAGACGGCGAAACGGCGGGCAGGCGGAACGGATCCGTGCTCCGATCGGCCGAGGAGTGGGACGGCCGGACCCGTCCGTCCCGTTCCCGCAGCGCGTTCTGA
- a CDS encoding xanthine dehydrogenase family protein molybdopterin-binding subunit, with protein sequence MSTPDESTRSDGSTVDERTEVDGDADRSPMEWDEPENNRKSRDERVNLTTDVEKDDARKIVTGEARYTADYGREFPNLAHGTVVRSEIAHGYVTAIDTSEAEAMDGVYAIVTSWDDVVPDTLYSSSGQSFPEPSPWDMRVLRRHVRFVGDPIAAVAAENGEIADRAARAIDVEYEEREAVFDVEAAMEPDAPRLFEDGEVENAQSGANYERNLESHFEGEIGDVDAAFERDDVRIHETELETPYQSHCVPEPHTAIAYTDEDGRYTFITATQVPNHTRRQLAHVFDVPIRDLRVEKPRVGAGFGAKQEMAIEPITFALHLKADRPVKLEMTRREEFYALRSRHPMRLKMRSGVTEDGEIVAMDLFARSNSGAYGTHGMTVASNVGTKALPLYPRVPNVRFEGDVVHTNLPMGAAMRGYGAPQGHFAVEAHVDEVARDLGFDPIEFKRRNAIREGDLDDVSTILKDDDRFARRIRSCGLDECIKRGMEAIGRDDFEQPDEEHLHRGVGMAMCAQGSGVAGKELGAAKLMMNEDGSFHLHVGGVDTGTGNDTMFTQIAAEVLGCRPADVVVKSSDTDITPFDYGSYASSTTYISGTAVKNAAEDARDRLLYWGSKLLEEPEATLETGDGAVYSEVTEASVTLEEIGYEATYGHDEREQIMGDGHHSTDESPPPFGAQFVDVTVNEETGEFEINKLAYAADCGVAINPPLAEGQVEGGQHMSLEYAISGDLEFDDEGNPRTIGFRRYGMPRTTDHPPMETILVETHEPTGPFGAKSIGELPTNGVPPALSNAIRDAVGVRVTSLPITPTDVKKAIERHGE encoded by the coding sequence ATGAGTACGCCCGACGAATCCACCCGTTCCGACGGGAGTACGGTCGACGAGAGAACCGAGGTCGACGGCGACGCCGACCGATCTCCGATGGAGTGGGACGAACCGGAAAACAACCGCAAGAGCAGAGACGAACGGGTGAATCTCACGACGGACGTCGAGAAGGACGATGCGCGAAAAATCGTCACCGGAGAGGCGCGCTACACCGCAGATTACGGTCGGGAGTTCCCGAACCTCGCTCACGGGACGGTCGTTCGCAGCGAGATCGCACACGGCTACGTGACGGCGATTGACACGAGCGAAGCCGAAGCGATGGACGGAGTGTACGCGATCGTCACTTCCTGGGACGACGTCGTTCCCGACACGCTGTACTCGAGTTCCGGACAGTCTTTTCCGGAGCCGAGTCCGTGGGATATGCGCGTCCTCAGGCGACACGTTCGGTTCGTCGGGGATCCGATCGCGGCCGTGGCCGCCGAGAACGGTGAGATTGCGGATCGCGCCGCCCGCGCGATCGACGTCGAGTACGAGGAACGAGAGGCCGTCTTCGACGTCGAGGCCGCGATGGAACCGGACGCCCCGCGCCTGTTCGAAGACGGCGAGGTCGAAAACGCACAGAGCGGCGCGAACTACGAGCGAAACCTCGAGTCACACTTCGAGGGGGAGATCGGCGACGTCGACGCCGCCTTCGAGCGCGACGATGTCCGGATACACGAGACCGAACTGGAGACGCCGTACCAGTCACACTGCGTTCCCGAGCCCCACACCGCGATCGCGTACACCGATGAAGACGGCAGATACACCTTCATCACGGCGACGCAAGTACCGAATCACACGCGGAGACAGTTGGCGCACGTCTTCGACGTCCCGATCCGTGATCTTCGCGTGGAAAAGCCCCGCGTAGGCGCCGGATTCGGCGCGAAACAGGAGATGGCGATCGAGCCGATCACGTTTGCGCTTCACCTGAAGGCGGACCGTCCGGTCAAACTCGAGATGACGAGACGGGAGGAGTTCTACGCGCTGCGTTCGCGCCACCCGATGCGACTGAAGATGCGATCGGGAGTGACGGAGGACGGCGAGATCGTCGCGATGGACCTCTTCGCGCGCTCGAACTCCGGAGCGTACGGCACCCACGGAATGACGGTCGCCTCGAACGTCGGGACGAAGGCCCTACCCCTGTATCCGCGCGTACCGAACGTCCGATTCGAGGGCGACGTCGTTCACACGAACCTCCCGATGGGAGCCGCGATGCGAGGCTACGGCGCACCGCAGGGGCATTTCGCCGTCGAGGCGCACGTGGACGAGGTCGCTCGCGACCTCGGGTTCGACCCGATCGAGTTCAAACGACGTAACGCGATTCGAGAGGGGGACCTCGACGACGTCTCGACCATTCTCAAAGACGACGATCGGTTCGCACGACGGATTCGCTCGTGCGGACTCGACGAGTGCATCAAACGCGGGATGGAAGCGATCGGTCGGGACGATTTCGAGCAACCCGACGAGGAGCACCTCCATCGCGGGGTCGGCATGGCGATGTGTGCACAGGGGAGCGGTGTCGCCGGCAAGGAACTCGGCGCCGCTAAACTCATGATGAACGAGGACGGCTCGTTCCACCTCCACGTCGGCGGCGTCGACACCGGGACCGGAAACGACACCATGTTCACCCAGATCGCAGCCGAAGTCCTCGGCTGTCGACCGGCCGACGTCGTCGTCAAATCCTCGGACACCGACATCACACCGTTCGACTACGGGTCCTACGCCTCGTCGACGACGTACATCAGTGGTACCGCCGTCAAAAACGCGGCCGAAGACGCCAGAGATCGACTGTTGTACTGGGGATCGAAACTTCTCGAAGAGCCCGAAGCGACCCTCGAAACCGGAGACGGTGCAGTCTACAGCGAGGTGACCGAGGCGAGCGTAACCCTCGAGGAGATCGGCTACGAAGCGACCTACGGCCATGACGAGCGCGAACAGATTATGGGCGACGGTCACCACTCGACGGACGAGAGTCCACCGCCGTTCGGCGCGCAGTTCGTGGACGTCACCGTCAACGAAGAGACCGGCGAGTTCGAAATTAACAAACTGGCGTACGCTGCCGACTGCGGCGTCGCGATCAATCCGCCGCTCGCCGAGGGGCAGGTCGAGGGAGGCCAACACATGAGCCTCGAGTACGCGATCAGCGGCGACCTGGAGTTCGACGATGAGGGGAACCCACGGACCATCGGCTTCCGCCGGTACGGTATGCCCCGGACGACGGATCATCCGCCGATGGAAACGATTCTGGTCGAAACCCACGAGCCAACGGGCCCGTTCGGGGCGAAATCGATCGGCGAACTGCCGACCAACGGCGTTCCACCCGCGCTGAGCAATGCCATCCGTGATGCCGTCGGAGTACGAGTAACGTCCCTACCGATCACCCCGACAGACGTCAAAAAGGCGATCGAACGTCACGGGGAGTGA
- a CDS encoding 5'-deoxyadenosine deaminase, giving the protein MILSGTVIADSETVIDDGSVVVEGSRIEAVGRRSEIRAQYSDREERSYDILLPGLVGGHLHSVQSLGRGIADDSELLDWLFEFILPMEASLSADEMEIAAKLGYLELIESGTTTCIDHLSVNHAERAFEAAGEIGIRGLLGKVLMDRRSPDGLAEETDDALAETERLIREYHGSFDDRIRYAVTPRFAVSCSEECLRGARELADTYDGVRIHTHASENRSEIETVEANTGMRNIHWLDEVGLTGEDVVLAHCVWTDESEREVLAETGTHVTHCPSSNMKLASGIAPVMDYLDRGINVALGNDGPPCNNTLDPFTEMRQGSLLQKVDRLDPVAAPAEEVFEMATINGANAAGFEKLGALREGWRADVIGVTTDVTRGTPLHDPLSHLVFAAHGDDVVFTMVDGEILMEDSEVTTVDADALRERANGVGLSLEEHRDAAAEVRP; this is encoded by the coding sequence ATGATATTGTCTGGCACGGTTATCGCCGACTCCGAGACCGTCATCGACGACGGGAGCGTGGTCGTCGAGGGGTCACGGATCGAAGCGGTCGGGCGGCGAAGCGAGATACGCGCCCAGTATTCGGATCGCGAAGAACGATCGTACGATATCCTCCTCCCCGGCCTCGTTGGGGGGCACCTCCACTCGGTCCAGAGCCTTGGCCGGGGCATCGCGGACGATTCGGAGCTCCTCGACTGGCTGTTCGAGTTCATCCTCCCGATGGAAGCCTCGCTCTCGGCGGACGAGATGGAAATCGCCGCAAAATTGGGGTATCTCGAACTCATCGAGAGCGGAACGACGACGTGTATCGACCATCTGTCGGTGAACCACGCAGAGCGGGCGTTCGAAGCGGCCGGCGAAATCGGAATTCGCGGTCTGCTGGGGAAGGTGCTGATGGATCGACGGTCGCCGGACGGACTCGCCGAAGAGACCGACGACGCGCTCGCCGAGACGGAACGACTCATTCGGGAGTATCACGGTTCGTTCGACGACCGCATTCGGTACGCGGTGACGCCTCGGTTCGCTGTCTCGTGTTCCGAGGAGTGTCTCCGCGGCGCTCGCGAACTCGCGGATACGTACGACGGCGTCCGAATCCACACCCACGCAAGCGAGAACCGAAGCGAAATCGAGACGGTCGAAGCCAATACCGGGATGCGTAACATCCACTGGTTAGACGAGGTCGGTCTCACCGGGGAAGACGTCGTGCTCGCCCACTGCGTCTGGACGGACGAGAGCGAACGCGAGGTCCTGGCCGAGACCGGTACACACGTCACCCACTGCCCGTCGTCGAATATGAAACTGGCTAGCGGTATCGCGCCCGTCATGGACTACCTCGATCGCGGAATCAACGTCGCACTCGGGAACGACGGGCCGCCCTGTAACAACACGCTCGATCCGTTTACGGAGATGCGCCAAGGGAGCCTCCTCCAGAAAGTCGATCGGCTCGATCCCGTCGCGGCACCCGCCGAGGAGGTATTCGAGATGGCGACGATAAACGGTGCGAACGCCGCTGGTTTCGAAAAACTCGGCGCGCTCAGGGAGGGGTGGCGAGCGGACGTCATCGGCGTCACGACCGACGTGACGCGCGGAACCCCGCTTCACGATCCCCTTTCGCATCTTGTCTTCGCGGCCCACGGTGACGACGTCGTCTTCACGATGGTCGACGGGGAGATCCTGATGGAAGATAGCGAGGTGACGACTGTCGATGCAGACGCCCTCCGCGAACGGGCGAACGGCGTCGGACTATCCCTCGAAGAACACCGCGACGCGGCCGCGGAGGTACGGCCTTAG
- the thrC gene encoding threonine synthase: MAMDHVTTLECTICGEEYDPEQIIYTCPEEEGVSGILEVKYDYDVIHDDFDAELDGTIDSQWKYEAFLPVDDEADVVTLNEGGTDLFDTPNLSDELGVETLVKDDGRNPTGCFKDRASSVAVTKAKHAGRDIITCASTGNAAASLSGYAARGGLDCRIFVPGDAPAGKLAQPLVYGADVLAVNGSYDEAYDLSVEVTDEYGWYNRNAAINPFQVEGKRTVGHELAEQSKVRGEVPDWIVFSMGDGCTIAGAWKGFREFYELDYVEDTPKMLGVQAEGASAIHDAFHDHDDVDDIAETLADSIAVGRPRNTIKACRALEESGGTSLLVGDEEILEAEKLLGSTEGIYTEPAGATPLAGVKRAIEEGIIESDETVVVNSTGFGLKDTESAKQATGDVMRIDPDIAEVQQRFDVPESAAADD, translated from the coding sequence ATGGCGATGGACCATGTTACCACACTTGAGTGTACGATTTGTGGTGAGGAGTACGATCCGGAACAGATCATCTACACCTGTCCGGAAGAGGAAGGGGTATCGGGTATCCTCGAAGTGAAGTACGATTACGACGTCATCCACGACGATTTCGACGCCGAACTCGACGGCACCATCGATAGCCAGTGGAAGTACGAGGCGTTCCTTCCCGTCGACGACGAGGCCGACGTCGTAACGCTCAACGAGGGCGGGACGGATCTCTTCGACACGCCGAATCTCAGCGACGAACTCGGCGTCGAGACGCTCGTCAAGGACGACGGCCGGAATCCGACCGGCTGTTTCAAAGACCGGGCGAGTTCCGTCGCGGTAACGAAAGCGAAACACGCGGGCCGGGATATCATCACCTGTGCGTCGACCGGTAACGCCGCGGCCTCGCTTTCGGGCTACGCCGCTCGCGGCGGTCTCGACTGCCGAATCTTCGTTCCCGGCGACGCCCCTGCCGGAAAACTCGCACAGCCGCTCGTCTACGGCGCCGACGTCCTAGCTGTCAACGGATCGTACGACGAGGCGTACGACCTGAGCGTCGAAGTCACGGACGAGTACGGATGGTACAACCGTAACGCCGCGATCAACCCGTTTCAGGTCGAGGGCAAGCGCACCGTCGGACACGAACTCGCCGAACAGTCGAAAGTCCGCGGCGAGGTTCCGGACTGGATCGTCTTCTCGATGGGCGACGGGTGTACGATCGCCGGCGCCTGGAAAGGGTTCCGCGAGTTCTACGAGCTCGACTACGTGGAAGACACGCCGAAGATGCTCGGCGTGCAGGCCGAAGGAGCGTCCGCTATTCACGACGCGTTCCACGACCACGACGACGTCGACGATATCGCCGAAACGCTCGCCGATAGTATCGCCGTCGGTCGGCCGCGCAACACGATCAAAGCCTGCCGTGCGCTCGAGGAGAGCGGCGGGACCTCGCTGCTAGTCGGAGACGAAGAGATTCTCGAGGCCGAAAAACTGCTGGGAAGTACCGAAGGAATCTACACGGAGCCGGCCGGTGCGACGCCGCTCGCTGGCGTCAAGCGTGCGATCGAAGAGGGAATCATCGAATCGGACGAAACGGTCGTCGTCAACTCGACCGGGTTCGGGCTCAAAGACACCGAGAGCGCGAAACAGGCGACCGGAGACGTGATGCGGATCGACCCGGACATCGCGGAGGTCCAGCAGCGCTTCGACGTCCCGGAGTCGGCTGCCGCCGACGACTAG